TACTCTAAAATTCCACGCAGACAGCAAGTTTCATTTCAATCTGTCCCGATTTTCCTTTCAATCACTCGTCTATTTCTTGCATTCTTGTCAATGGCAGATCAGGCTGATACACAATGCGCTCAGAGAGTTCGGCACCAACAGCTCTCATGTATCTCTGCAATTGGGTTTCCATGTACCTCCTTTCGCTGGAACCAAAAGCTTGACACAGGTCCTTCAAGCACAATAAGATTTAGATTAAGTTACACTGCAGTACAAAGTGGGGAAATTTGATCTACCTTAGTGAGTTTCTTAGCGATCTACAGTAAGACATTCCAGGGTGATTGAAAACAGTACAAGTTAGGTAATGACTAAGATCGAAGCATAGGCATGTGTAATGTGTCAGGGTCGCTGAATTCAAGGAGTTGTCAGCAGCAACTAGAGGTAATCTTTACAAACAGGATAATGTGTTAATATTGAAAACAGAATTACCATTTATAGACTGgcactcctctttttttttttttttgcctttttaaaTCTAGATTATTTAGAAAGGAAAAGCTAATATTTCCATAACTGTCTTACTAGATTAACATGGAAGATACCAACTTAAAAGAAATGTCTTCTCTAACGATAAAGGATACTGACAATTAGAATATACCATAATTAAAGTAAAGAATGTCATGTAAATACCTTAAATCGTAACCGCAATGACTTCATACCAATCAAGATATTACCAACATCTCCATCTTCAGCTGCTGCAGGTGGTGAAGAACTAGTTTCTGGCTCTGAGTCAACATCAGAATCTTCagaatcaagttcaatcatttCCACGTCCTCATGAATAAATACATCATCTTTGCATTCACTGAAGAGATCACCATGGAGATCTTCCATATGGTTTTGAAGAGTGGTAGGCGGCAACGGCTCCCCCTTTGTTAATGAGGCAAAATCAGATAAAACAACATATCTTTTCCTGTCAAGCAGGGGCTTCGCAACATCAAATGGAATCCACCTACAGAAAATAATGCCAGTTAGAAATAACTTAAAAGCTTGAAGACCAGGTGGGTTCCAAAGACTGTGACTTGCTGACAAAGTAAAATCCATTGCAATTATTAGTGAATATGTGGAAGAATAACATCTGCGTTacattaaggaaaaattgggcTTCATAGACTGGGGAAAAAATACTCGTTTTTAATTAAACCTTCATGATTATTTAGACGAAAAATGATGATATTCAGGCCATAATTAATCTCCCAAAACCTCACATCGATCTGTCTGACACAAATGTTAAATGGTTAAATTTAATATAAAGCTTTCTAACTAATATTGCACACACAGGGATTCCAAGGGCGACCATGTGGATTTGACCATCCCAAGCTAGCCTTGGAATACATCTTTCAGGTCATGCAACTGAAATGTACAAGAATGGtccaccaaaaaaagaaaagaaaaaaaggagtgCAACTGATGCCACTAGTGTGGCACATCCACCCCTCCAAAAATATGCCTTTAAAGTAAAAGAATTGGATGTAACTCATCCCAAAACCGTAGCCTTCACGAGGACAAAAGCAAATTCCTAACAGCAATAGAAATCATAGTGCATAGAACAAACTTATATTGGTAACATTTAATAGGTTCATCTTATGGGGCTAAAAGTATGATATAACACCCAAAAAGAATGGAAAACAACCATGCTGTGGTGCTCCAAACTATGAGATTAATTGATTATGATATTTCACTTAGTTGTCCCATTTTCACAAGGAAGAAGAATAACTTACTGATAGCGAAGAGGGCAAAGGAGTTCAGAGGGTCGATAAGCTGCTTTGTATCTCATCTTGTTGCATGAGTGAATGTAATAACCAAGATAATAGTATTGTAGACTGGGACAATGTACTTGATTCTCTTTCACCCATCTTATTTCTTCCAGGGCTGAATACTTACCTagtgataagaaggcaaggTCTGGGTCCCAGAATAAATATTTACTAGACAAACATTTAGGAAGAATATCTATTACACCAACTGCAACTAGCTGCCCGTCGATCAGGTACTGCTGATGGAAAGAACCAAAGCCACAAGGGGGAACTGTACCATCTCCAGTAGGAGGAACAAATATTAAGGGAGTATCAACCAGAAATCTCCTGTATGAGAATTCAGAGACCTGATCGGGAGTATCATTATGCACTCTAAGTTGGTACTTCCTGTACAAGGAATATTCTTCAGGATCATAACTGGACCTTCTCAAACGAATCTCAAGCTGCCTTCTTTTGCCTTGAGAAGTTACAAAGATTTTATTCAAGCAGCTATGTTTCCTACCACTTTCTGCAGGTAGCTGCTTCCACATTGTCCCACTTTTAACGATATCATTGTACATATTTTGGTTGCCAGTAGAATAGAAATTAATGTGCCCATTGCAAGCTCTAATTGACAAACCACAGGATTCTGGCACCTCCTTTAGGTGCCTTGCAAGAATTtctgcaatcaattttggagaaATCTCAGGATACTGACCATTTTCCTCTGTACTGCACTTTGAATATTGTACATGTCCAATGCCCTTCTTAGCTTGTCTTAAAGCAGCAGAGATCTGGAATGATACATTGCTGGTGAATAATAAGTCTTCTGACCCTTCAACAAGTAACTTTCTTTTAGCTGGTGCAACTACTTTGACAGAAGCTTTTGGCAATTCAAGATCACAGGAAAATGCGCTTTTAACATATTCTTGAACCACAATATCTATCTGGTCTGATAAGCAGTGTATAATCTGTTCACCTTGGTTCTTCTGTTCTTCGTGATCACCTGAGGAAAACTCCATTGCCACGCAGTTTGCACTTTCATTTTGGGAAGAGCTGCAGGATCCCCCACTAATACTCCATTCATTCATTACTTTCTCTGGTTTTCTAACATCCAATGTGCCATCTAGAAACCTAGAAGAAAGTCACTTTTGTATTTAATTACTTTCACTGAAACTTTTCATTGTATCTAGATAACTTATATTTCACTGTATAATTTTGCACTCAATTTGGAATCACAATTTTGGAAAGACTAGCAAATGAGCCATTGAGGATTCCAGAATTCCAACACATAAATTGTAAAGAACCCGGATACAAAGAAGAAAGCACCAATTGGAAAAGAAGGAACCAGAGTTATGATAGCAAGTACATTCTATAAATTGGACAAACAGACAGTAGCAAATACTTCAAGATTGATTCCAAACGGTGCAAAATTCTTTTCCTGGCAAGCCGTGAACTGGAGCTGACATGAAAAATGTAGCATTATACTAGAGTTGGCATTTATATCAACCAAGAATAGTTGGATCTAAACCTCTGGAGAAATACAAGGTTGTCATTACTCACATTCACTAATATATGCACGTACGAATCAAAACAGCACATCCAACAGAGAGAAAACGATATAGGCACTTATGCGCTTCCCAATGGTATATAGATGCATGTGTATCTATGTTAACTTTGCCCAAACTTTTCTTTGCCTTGGGTGAACATTCAACGATAAACCGAAGAATAAACATGAGGAGATAGAAGGAGTTGCAACACAATAAAACCTTTGCACTCGTTTTGATACTCGAAGTTGCTCTTTAGTTGGAACAAATTCACTGGCTTCGAGACGGATGGTATACGACGGACAGCATGTCCTCTCCATCTCAGGTTTGTATACAAAGCAGCCCGACCTTCTCCAACCTCTATCAAGAAGAGCTACAATGTAGAGAGATTTCACTAAAACTCGTAACATTCAAGAAAAGGCTCCAAGATAAAATACCAAAGCAAAAAGGCCCTATTATACTTTTTAAACAACGAAAGATCAAGTATTTGCTATCTAAAGTTCTCCAGAACAACTTTGTTAGAAAAACAGGAGATACAGACCTTGATAGTCATCAACTGTCAGACTCAGAGCCCATAATCCTGCAAATTAAGAACAACAAAATTTCAAAGAGAAGGTGACACCAAAACcttttaaataataatattcAACAAAGGCAGAAGAAGATATTAAAACGTCATATCAAACTAATTTCCAAAGTGGAACTTGTTTGCAATTATTATGAGCATGTAACATTGAATAACATTATTAATCTCTTCTTTCTCTGATATCCCTTTTAGTGGTCCAATAATCCCAAGAGAAATACATCCTTAATCATTCCTTCTCTATAAAAGATCAACTGTTGAGCtccaagaatcaaatatttGGATTTCAGGTATTTAATTTAACTTTCTATCATTCTCCAAGTATTTCCAATTGAGCTCCAAAAGTAGGTAATTCAAATGGATTATATTTCAAAGAAGAGAATGTTGGTGACgtacatatatttttttctatacagacacaagaataaataaataaaggggaaacaaaaagaaagaactgCATTGACCATTTGAACTTGGCTTATTGCAGAAGTGATATCTTTGTCATAATCGCATGACCATTTAAATCTATCAAAATAATCTTTTGTACAAATATCCTCGCCCCGTAACTACCATAGGTTTCGCATGGAAAAAAGTAAAAATCAAAAGAATTGCATGGACTAATAGCGGTCTCATTGCAGAAGTGATATTTTTGTCATTGTTGCATGACCATTTGGAAATAATCAAATTCAGACTAAGATCGAGTAGCTGTCGTTTACATTTTGGCAATCATAATGACGGCCTATTGCCATAGTGATGAAAAATTTACTATCACCGGTATGTCGAtcagaaacaaaacaaaaccaaaaagatAGAAGCCGAGAATTGCAGCTTTTTATGAGGAGAGAGGGTGAAGGAGTAATAAATAATCTTAACTAATTGCTCACAAACTTCTGATCGTTTCAACAGAATTAACCTCCACAGAACACATAATTCtgacagaaaaataacaattctCCCAAAAATTTAAACTTTGCCATAACAAAAAACTAAATTGAGAGCGCGATGACATCAAAATTACCTGGATAAGTATCAAAATTAAGCATAATTAAGAGACTGACCGTGAGAAATACTTGTATGACTGGCGGATCTGCAGTAACCGCAAGAGCTCCGACGGCGGCCAACATCCATGACGACGCTTTCTGCTCTGCTACTATTTTGACCACCGCTGCTATTACTGTTACTGCTGCTAGCTTCGcttttcatcttcttcttttctgCCATAACCGATCTTCAGGCAcccggaaaaaaaaagaacaattaaTGATGATTTGGGCTATATGGGGAAGGAGAGACAATCGGCAGCCTTGTCACTGTTTTACCAGTATCGATAATGTTTAGTTGCACTAATCCAATTAATTTGTagcatttgaccaaaaaaatttaatttgtagcaaaatatttttttcctacTGTAATTGAGgtggccattttttttttttgtatcgaCCAAAATTACTTTGAACCCTCAATGATTTCAAAGATTCTCAGTTTGCATTCTCaacttttaaaaagaaaaaaataaaagtgcaCCCTAAATTGTTATTAAAGTGTTTCAAACCAAATTAACCCATCCCCAATGAACATGAACAAAATCACAGGCGTTCACTCAGCTTATTTAAGTTAGGTTCTTGAGGAATTATGGCAATTTAGAAAGTATGACGTACTCTATACATGCACATTTTTATAAGATCTTCAGGTTTTGTTTGTGTATTATACGAGCAGGTGTCAATTTTGACTCAAATATTAAATGAACTATAagtattgatcaaatttgattcattttgtttatttgtacAAATATTCGAGTCTAAGTTTGAGCTAGACTTGTTAAACTAAACGAGCCGAATTTGAGTTCGAAATCGAATCTAACTTTGGAGATGATTTAATTTGAGCTTGAGATCTAAATTTAAGTTTGGAGTAagtaatatatattatttagaataagttTAATggtatttcttgattttaaagAAGTAAATAATACAAATTTATGTATAATTACTTTGTTTAGTAAAATGTAATATGCtttaaataattttaaatgtatttatgtttgtatttatttatttttataattacatATGTGTTCATGAACTATTCGAATAGTTCGCAAATAAGTTTGTATTTGCCTCGATTATTAAACGACTCTATTATTGTGTTTGAACTTGAGCCATTtataaaatgttttttttttcaaattcaaacaatTCGAGTACCTCCGTTCATTAAAAGCTCTAACCATATCTAAACAAACGTGATATCAACTCTATGCTATAATAGGACTTGTAAACACAAATCAAAGGAGATACTCATCAAAATTAGAAGCAATTTTGTATTAGGGATTATTGCAGGTGCAGTTGAATTtgatataattatatattattgttatatataatttttaaatttttattgtatttttacAAATCAAGTTATATGTATACATTGAATTGGTATGTACGAATAAAACTTCCACGTACAACGAATAATTATATAATAGTATatcaaattataaaaatatgatACTATAGAATTGCATCAAAATTCCAACCATTCCTGTATTAGAAGGCATTGGTGTGTTTAGATAGTGAATGAATTATTTGctcttttgtatttatatacatcatcaatatatttttcaatcatttttttatcttacgTATGTTACatcaaaaaaatgttacagtaatttttttaaaaaattaatctgTTTTAGTGAGTTGCTGAGCTTCCGCGTAAAAGCCTTTTAAAGTAGTAGGTATTATTGAGCCTTTTGTGTCTCACCAACTTATGCTTCCGGAAATTAGGAAAAAGTCACCATGCATTGCCTTTCTTTCTCAATCACATTTTGGAGCTGCAGCAGTTGTCAACGTCGAGATACGCCTATCGTTGGCGTGTCGAACTTTAAAAGTTCCTTCGGTTCCCATCACATTATTCTTATCAGAACGTAAACACCTTCGTGTAGGCAAGAGAAAGTGATCAATTCTGTTTCCTTGCTTAAACTGTTATACGTGTTCACCGTAAACCACAACCACGATTCGGTTTTAAACTGTTAAATGTGTTCACGAATTCCTGTATTAAATTAGTTAATACTTGCTATTTCATTTCTGTAGAATTCATATACAgcatattaaaatttaaattgacCCAGTTCAATGCATTAACAATGCTAACCACCGAATTTAACTGATTAAGATGGTTTTTAGGACATTCATCAATAGCACTGAGAGATTTTTAGACTATAGTGGTGAATTAAAACGAAAGAAATAATCGAAAGGTTTAGATGAAGTAGACAAaataaggttgtgtttggattgcatttttctagattttttgtagaaaaattactgtagcgatttgatatatacgAGGTAAAAAGGTGTTTGGGAAATATGTTCACGGAAAACGTAACAATTTTCTTTTCGAGAATGGCTGTCCAAACAAGgccaaataaacaaataaataaagccatatCCAGATCGACCCAAGAGGCAAAAATGGAATATCATCCAAATTCCAATAGGCCAGCTTTTAGCTCAACGGAAGCCAAACTGTCAAAATGAATGTAATGAAGAGGTTTTCAAGCAAAGTTCCATGGTAATCCAACTTACATAGTACTAGTATTATGTAATTGGAAGTAACTTAATTTGGGGTACAAAGTAAAACATCTGATGATACAGAAAATTCAAGAACAATTGTCCCGTGATGGACTACAACATTAAATAATTATTGATGCATTCATTACACATGAAATAGCCTACGGAACGTGATTgcagaaataataataataataataataataataaaagaataCTAGCACAGGCAAATTTAAACATGCCACCCTTTGCTTCAAGAAAAGATTGAAAAGCAAAAAGTAACCTATAATAATCAGCACAATTAGATAAACCCGAATGATAACCAACTACTCTAACAACTACTTTTAGAGTCCTTGGCAGTTAGGGAGAGCTTTTAGACTCTTCTTCGGTGCAGATTGAAGGACTAAATCCCTTGACTTGCATTCATATtcagaatttttttgaaaattttatcaaTAGTGCAAAGGCACTCGTTTTTGTCCAGTGGTGGTCCGATTCCCTCATAATTTTTCTTTGGCCATTTGGACCTACCCCTCCCTCTTAATACAGAGTATGAGTAGATATAGAATAAAAAAGTTATCTGGACTTACTCCTCCCCCTTAGTATAGAGTAAGAGTAgatataaaatagaaaaactatCACTTGTGCTGATGATTCAAAAAAGGGGaaatcattttccattttaagAATTTACACATttaagggtccgtttgtttcaacataaaatattttccatgagaaaatattttcagCGAAAGACATTTTctgtaaaaaaattttgatttttcaagatTTGTGTGATGTTTGGTTCAACTTTTAACATATAAATTTGACAGAATGTCTGCAAGTACTCTACTCTGTTTACCATTCATGAAGGCATAAACTGATTCTTTCCCAAACTAGAAAGTAAGATCCCACAAGAATAAGCTGTCAAATTTAGGTTGATTTAAAGATTTGAGCAGTTATGGAGATTTAAACTAGTGAAGCAAAACTCAACAATCTCTTCGTCGCTCATCCCCTCCTCCTCACCAAATCTCCTCAGGTATAATTCTATCATATCTGCAAATACTCGTGATCCGTGAGAGAGAAGTGGAATCTATAATTAACGAGGAGCCCTAGAGTGGATTTGATGGAGTTGGTGATGGGGTTGCCGGAAGAAGGATAGATCTTCAGTGATGATACAAATAGACAGTTTGGGATGTTAAATTCATAATTCACGACAAGTAAGGAAAGTAACTTCAAAAGATCTATTTGTGTAAGTTGTTTTCCACTAGaggatgaaaattattttcctAAAGAAAAGGTTTTTAGTGGTCTAATTGCATTCAAATGCtgaaaaatttggaaaagatttttcgaaaaatattttccacTGAAACAAACAAATCCTGAGTATGTTACGTACTCGTCCCATTGCTTTGTTAGCCGAGTCGGTTTGTAAGCCAAAAAAACTACATATAACATGTTACTAGTACGTAAAGAGTTGTTGGCCACCATAAAAAACTTTAAATTTTAGTGGGTTGGGAGGTCAAggattcaaaccctaactcctATCAATGTGTTACTATTTGTGATTTCTTCTAAATCTAAAACCCCCGGTAAGCTAGGTAGAAGTAGGTCTAAGAGTAGACTAGATTAGTTGTTAAGTCTCATAAAAAAACAT
This portion of the Coffea arabica cultivar ET-39 chromosome 2e, Coffea Arabica ET-39 HiFi, whole genome shotgun sequence genome encodes:
- the LOC113730371 gene encoding arginyl-tRNA--protein transferase 1 isoform X2, producing MAEKKKMKSEASSSNSNSSGGQNSSRAESVVMDVGRRRSSCGYCRSASHTSISHGLWALSLTVDDYQALLDRGWRRSGCFVYKPEMERTCCPSYTIRLEASEFVPTKEQLRVSKRVQRFLDGTLDVRKPEKVMNEWSISGGSCSSSQNESANCVAMEFSSGDHEEQKNQGSEDLLFTSNVSFQISAALRQAKKGIGHVQYSKCSTEENGQYPEISPKLIAEILARHLKEVPESCGLSIRACNGHINFYSTGNQNMYNDIVKSGTMWKQLPAESGRKHSCLNKIFVTSQGKRRQLEIRLRRSSYDPEEYSLYRKYQLRVHNDTPDQVSEFSYRRFLVDTPLIFVPPTGDGTVPPCGFGSFHQQYLIDGQLVAVGVIDILPKCLSSKYLFWDPDLAFLSLGKYSALEEIRWVKENQVHCPSLQYYYLGYYIHSCNKMRYKAAYRPSELLCPLRYQWIPFDVAKPLLDRKRYVVLSDFASLTKGEPLPPTTLQNHMEDLHGDLFSECKDDVFIHEDVEMIELDSEDSDVDSEPETSSSPPAAAEDGDVGNILIGMKSLRLRFKDLCQAFGSSERRYMETQLQRYMRAVGAELSERIVYQPDLPLTRMQEIDE
- the LOC113730371 gene encoding arginyl-tRNA--protein transferase 2 isoform X1, coding for MAEKKKMKSEASSSNSNSSGGQNSSRAESVVMDVGRRRSSCGYCRSASHTSISHGLWALSLTVDDYQALLDRGWRRSGCFVYKPEMERTCCPSYTIRLEASEFVPTKEQLRVSKRVQRFLDGTLDVRKPEKVMNEWSISGGSCSSSQNESANCVAMEFSSGDHEEQKNQGEQIIHCLSDQIDIVVQEYVKSAFSCDLELPKASVKVVAPAKRKLLVEGSEDLLFTSNVSFQISAALRQAKKGIGHVQYSKCSTEENGQYPEISPKLIAEILARHLKEVPESCGLSIRACNGHINFYSTGNQNMYNDIVKSGTMWKQLPAESGRKHSCLNKIFVTSQGKRRQLEIRLRRSSYDPEEYSLYRKYQLRVHNDTPDQVSEFSYRRFLVDTPLIFVPPTGDGTVPPCGFGSFHQQYLIDGQLVAVGVIDILPKCLSSKYLFWDPDLAFLSLGKYSALEEIRWVKENQVHCPSLQYYYLGYYIHSCNKMRYKAAYRPSELLCPLRYQWIPFDVAKPLLDRKRYVVLSDFASLTKGEPLPPTTLQNHMEDLHGDLFSECKDDVFIHEDVEMIELDSEDSDVDSEPETSSSPPAAAEDGDVGNILIGMKSLRLRFKDLCQAFGSSERRYMETQLQRYMRAVGAELSERIVYQPDLPLTRMQEIDE